In one window of Cydia fagiglandana chromosome 10, ilCydFagi1.1, whole genome shotgun sequence DNA:
- the LOC134668022 gene encoding E3 ubiquitin-protein ligase BRE1A-like, translating to MKPMKDNWDSELVKWQRLHVGAKLPKPEFARIITKIWNDLNPVIIQNGFRKSGIYPLNRDTIPKEKFDKLSWSKWEEHIRQQNEQSHSVANNNAEEGRKVENGTQEDKSQDRNEVPTLTSMCTSMWLEILNRGKKEIDLPKRVKDPKTFLISLSKNTNSNITNSGSGNVKILSNIELTSTSYQKQKDEHVSFEELLLETISRSDIPKTSRKRVSQEAEILTYKEAIDRMKKKKDEKEKAEEIKRLNKLKRVNNKKKNEKKKQKKLIDKKSKSKKRKNLESDSESDCSYTPMDDSDDEDLAAFAQRLLCDESFDEDLQEPLLSTTNENLEKKPKLKSERVNKRRKQISGEKDVNINKEVNFTKKLSTLEDACEEELQEPLQSTSKEEEKDTRKMKKERVNKRTNNNRMVESLRGKEKEVNFTKKRSTLNDACEVELQEPLQSTSKEEEKDTRKMKKERVNKRTNNNRMVESLRGKEKEVNFTKKRSTLNDACEVELQEPLQSTSKEEKDMLKMKEERVTKRSINNRMVESLRGKENDMPNSSEVNNDLNEGDFILAAFQSIKGKRTYKYVCLIDQINQEKIVVKGLKSYKNNREFRLVEDDISIIEKKDVISRLPKPVLNEQRDTVIFPYKVEIFECK from the exons ATGAAACCTATGAAAGACAACTGGGACAGTGAATTGGTAAAATGGCAAAGACTCCATGTGGGTGCAAAGCTTCCAAAACCAGAATTTGCCAGGATCATAACTAAGATATGGAATGATTTGAACCCAGTTATCATTCAAAATGGCTTTAGAAAATCTGGTATATATCCGTTGAATCGTGATACAATTCCAAAAGAAAAGTTTGACAAGCTTTCATGGTCAAAATGGGAAGAACATATTCGCCAACAAAATGAACAGTCTCATAGCGTTGCCAATAATAATGCTGAAGAAGGAAGGAAGGTAGAAAATGGCACTCAGGAAGATAAAAGTCAGGACAGAAATGAAGTTCCAACACTCACGAGTATGTGCACGAGCATGTGGCTTGAGATCCTTAATCGTGGGAAGAAAGAAATAGATCTACCCAAACGCGTGAAAGACCCTAAAACGTTTTTAATTTCACTTTCTAAAAATACCAATTCCAATATTACCAACAGTGGCTCTGGTAACGTCAAAATATTGAGCAATATCGAACTCACTTCAACTAGCTATCAAAAACAGAAAGATGAACATGTTTCATTTGAAGAACTTCTTTTGGAGACCATTTCACGTAGTGACATACCTAAAACTTCAAGAAAACGCGTTAGTCAAGAAGCAGAGATATTAACTTACAAAGAAGCTATTGATCGTATGAAAAAAAAGAAAGATGAAAAAGAAAAGGCGGAAGAAATTAAAAGACTCAATAAACTTAAAAGAGTAAACAACAAAAAGAAAAACGAGAAAAAGAAACAGAAAAAGTTGATTGACAAAAAAAGCAAATCTAAAAAAAGAAAGAATTTGGAATCGGACAGTGAAAGCGATTGTTCATACACACCGATGGATGATTCTGATGATGAAGATTTAGCTGCCTTTGCTCAAAGATTGTTGTGTGATGAGAGCTTTGACGAAGATTTGCAAGAGCCATTACTATCAACTACTAACGAAAATTTAGAGAAGAAACCTAAACTAAAAAGCGAAAGAGTAAATAAAAGACGAAAACAAATATCCGGAGAAAAGGATGTCAATATAAAC AAGGAAGTGAATTTTACCAAAAAACTATCTACTTTGGAAGATGCTTGTGAAGAAGAATTGCAAGAACCGCTACAATCTACATCGAAAGAAGAAGAGAAAGATACACgtaaaatgaaaaaagaaaGAGTGAACAAAAGAACTAATAACAATAGGATGGTGGAATCATTAAGAGGGAAGgaa AAGGAAGTGAATTTTACCAAAAAACGATCTACTTTGAACGACGCTTGTGAAGTAGAGTTGCAAGAACCGCTACAATCTACATCGAAAGAAGAAGAGAAAGATACACgtaaaatgaaaaaagaaaGAGTGAACAAAAGAACTAATAACAATAGGATGGTGGAATCATTAAGAGGGAAGgaa AAAGAAGTGAATTTTACCAAAAAACGATCTACTTTGAACGACGCTTGTGAAGTAGAGTTGCAAGAACCGCTACAATCTACATCGAAAGAAGAAAAAGATATGCTTAAAATGAAAGAAGAAAGAGTAACGAAAAGATCTATTAACAACAGGATGGTGGAATCACTAAGAGGGAAGGAA aacgaTATGCCGAATTCCTCCGAAGTAAATAACGATCTCAACGAGGGAGACTTTATTCTTGCTGCATTTCAGTCGATCAAAGGCAAAAGAACCTACAAATACGTTTGCCTTATTGATCAAATCAACCAAGAAAAAATTGTAGTAAAAGGACTCAAATCTTATAAAAATAACAGAGAATTTAGGTTAGTTGAAGATGATATTTCAATTATAGAAAAAAAAGATGTGATCTCACGTTTACCAAAACCTGTGTTAAATGAACAAAGAGACACTGTGATATTTCCTTATAAGGTAGAGATATTTGAATGTAAGTAA